A window of the Coprobacter fastidiosus genome harbors these coding sequences:
- a CDS encoding TonB-dependent receptor, translating to MKFIMTVILLYACLSINAQQSTTEMKKIIDAMQDMYHVNFVYDSSLASIKPKSAPLSGSSLVENLKRVFSGIGIQWEIRDEYVLLFRQDSYTFSGYVCQENGETLINVTIFDMNTKKGTLSNEHGFFSITLPKGKHNIRFSYIGYQDVIKELNLNSNYNGTVYMKEGVASLSEIEVIGDLNSPFHTTQTGKVSLTSEQLNAEFSLLSSPDLVKTLQTIPGVSAGTELLSGMYVHGGKNDENLFLLDGTPLYQINHLGGLFSAFNTDIVKNVDFYKSGFPARYGGRLSSVVDVRTKEGDMKEFHGNFSLGLLDGRIQFEGPIIKNKTSFNVAMRRSWTDLFTAPIFFVLNRSNPKDKKNLRYAFHDINGKITHRFSDRNKLSLSIYSGNDLLKVKARQIFEGSIMNADKEHYNSDFKVTWGNLTAALAWNYQFTSKLSGNFTAVYARNTSMYDYVEDDRYFSDKDQIYMNRRERFNHSSINDIGYRIEFDYRPGVNHHIRFGNNYLYHIYHPQNIASRNLTEKYSDIDTISLESASRYRGGEVSFYIEDEMRLTQRIKANAGLHYAVYQTDGRYYHSFEPRVAMSYQCADRVAVKASYAEMSQFAHQLSNTYLNLPTDSWVPSTRKVPPMHSRQLAAGVYVELPLHISLNIEGYYRTTSQLLEYDGGNSLMLPADNWDNLVKTGKGKSYGMELFLEYRNRNNIIEAGYTLSWSKQKFEDFCPDWYYSKFDNRHKFNLLFRHKFSGHIDIYAAWTYRSGDRATVPTQYVNGPSFPNVPGSSEPELIYERPNNITLPAYHRLDLGMNFHHITKRGFERIWNISVYNAYCRMNAFYTRIERLPSGGFRGKAIGIFPIIPSFSYTLKF from the coding sequence ATGAAATTCATAATGACTGTGATTTTATTGTACGCATGCCTGAGTATAAATGCCCAACAAAGTACGACGGAAATGAAAAAAATCATAGATGCTATGCAAGATATGTATCATGTAAATTTTGTGTATGATTCTTCTTTGGCAAGTATTAAACCGAAAAGTGCTCCTTTGTCAGGTAGTTCGTTAGTCGAAAATTTAAAAAGAGTATTCAGTGGTATTGGCATACAATGGGAAATTCGGGATGAATATGTTTTACTATTCCGCCAAGATAGTTATACTTTTTCTGGATATGTATGTCAGGAAAATGGAGAAACACTCATTAATGTGACGATATTTGACATGAATACAAAAAAAGGAACGTTAAGTAATGAACATGGTTTCTTCAGTATAACATTGCCGAAAGGGAAACATAATATACGTTTTTCTTATATAGGTTATCAAGATGTTATAAAGGAATTGAATTTAAATTCAAATTATAACGGCACTGTTTATATGAAAGAAGGTGTTGCTTCATTGTCCGAAATAGAAGTAATAGGAGATTTGAATTCACCTTTTCATACGACACAAACAGGAAAAGTGTCGCTGACCTCAGAACAATTGAATGCAGAATTTTCGTTATTAAGTTCTCCTGATCTTGTGAAAACTCTTCAAACTATCCCTGGTGTATCTGCCGGGACAGAACTCCTTTCTGGAATGTATGTGCATGGCGGTAAAAACGATGAGAATCTTTTTTTGCTTGACGGAACACCCCTTTATCAAATTAACCATTTGGGAGGTCTGTTTTCGGCCTTTAATACGGATATTGTCAAGAATGTAGATTTCTATAAAAGTGGTTTCCCTGCCCGTTATGGAGGCAGGCTATCTTCAGTAGTCGATGTTCGTACCAAAGAGGGAGACATGAAAGAATTTCATGGGAATTTTTCTCTGGGTTTACTTGATGGTAGAATTCAATTTGAAGGTCCTATAATAAAAAACAAGACATCGTTTAATGTTGCTATGAGAAGAAGTTGGACAGATCTTTTTACTGCTCCTATATTTTTTGTACTTAACCGTTCTAATCCTAAAGACAAGAAGAATTTGCGTTATGCCTTTCATGATATCAACGGGAAAATTACTCACCGATTTTCGGATAGGAACAAACTGTCGCTCAGTATATATTCCGGCAATGATTTATTGAAAGTGAAAGCTCGGCAGATCTTTGAAGGAAGTATTATGAATGCAGATAAGGAACATTATAATTCAGATTTTAAAGTGACATGGGGGAATTTGACTGCTGCTTTGGCTTGGAACTATCAGTTCACTTCTAAATTGTCAGGAAATTTTACCGCTGTATATGCACGTAATACTTCTATGTATGACTATGTAGAAGATGATCGCTATTTTAGTGATAAGGATCAGATTTATATGAATCGGAGAGAGAGATTCAATCACTCTTCGATAAATGATATTGGTTATCGTATAGAGTTTGATTATCGTCCCGGAGTGAATCATCATATCCGTTTTGGTAATAATTATTTATACCATATTTATCATCCTCAAAATATAGCGTCTCGAAATCTGACAGAAAAATATTCGGATATTGATACTATATCGCTGGAAAGTGCAAGTCGTTATAGAGGTGGTGAAGTTTCTTTCTATATTGAAGATGAAATGCGACTGACACAAAGGATAAAAGCCAATGCCGGCTTGCATTATGCGGTCTATCAGACAGATGGGAGATATTATCATTCTTTCGAACCGAGAGTAGCTATGAGTTATCAATGTGCAGATCGAGTTGCTGTAAAAGCATCTTATGCTGAGATGAGCCAATTCGCACATCAATTATCGAATACTTATCTTAATCTTCCGACTGATAGTTGGGTACCATCTACACGAAAAGTGCCTCCTATGCATTCAAGACAACTTGCTGCCGGAGTGTATGTAGAATTGCCTTTACATATTAGTTTGAACATAGAAGGGTATTATCGTACTACAAGTCAATTGCTTGAATATGATGGAGGAAATAGTTTGATGCTTCCGGCCGATAATTGGGATAATCTGGTGAAAACGGGTAAAGGAAAGTCTTATGGTATGGAACTGTTTTTAGAATATAGAAACCGGAATAATATTATTGAAGCTGGATATACATTATCATGGAGTAAACAAAAATTTGAAGATTTTTGTCCGGATTGGTATTACAGTAAGTTTGACAATCGTCATAAATTTAATCTCTTATTCCGTCATAAATTCAGCGGTCATATAGATATTTATGCCGCATGGACATATCGTAGCGGAGATAGAGCTACTGTTCCTACTCAATATGTGAATGGTCCGTCTTTTCCGAATGTACCCGGTTCGAGTGAACCGGAACTGATTTATGAAAGGCCGAACAATATCACATTGCCGGCATATCATCGTCTTGATCTGGGTATGAACTTCCACCATATAACAAAAAGAGGATTTGAGCGTATTTGGAATATCAGTGTTTACAATGCTTATTGCCGTATGAATGCATTTTATACTCGAATAGAACGTTTACCGAGTGGTGGTTTCAGAGGCAAGGCGATAGGAATCTTTCCTATAATCCCTTCATTCAGTTACACATTAAAGTTTTAA
- a CDS encoding DUF4249 domain-containing protein, with product MRYLYFVILFFCVFLFSSCTYHFKLDDIIESPKLVLYCYPGSGDTTIVHLSRSLPVSQKGELSQGLKAANVLISVNDETMHFSWTNDSIPGIPAQSYYVVKKYKDGDKINITASADGMKTVSAATIIPKPFPLKSVDLIRKETDMDKLQFQIHFDDDASTKDYYAMRIEYKQMYWSNGNYSESISPIVFDLDDEPLLNNSSGLDDILMNENDFYQNLYYWDDTKIQGKSYTFRLNTYYMADYEDDFITPDGYEHIVCKTKYRVILYSLSEEFYKFLKSLNEQKNNGLGHSELAPIRATYTNVINGIGVVGGCRILRTQWIDNLKDD from the coding sequence ATGAGGTATTTATATTTTGTCATATTATTTTTTTGTGTATTTCTGTTTTCATCTTGCACATATCACTTTAAGTTGGATGATATTATAGAGTCTCCTAAATTGGTACTATATTGTTATCCGGGAAGTGGCGATACGACTATTGTACATTTGTCACGCAGCCTTCCTGTTAGTCAGAAAGGAGAACTTAGTCAAGGATTGAAAGCTGCGAATGTCCTTATTTCGGTAAATGATGAGACAATGCATTTTTCATGGACGAATGATTCTATACCGGGTATTCCGGCTCAAAGTTATTATGTGGTAAAGAAATACAAAGATGGGGATAAAATAAATATAACGGCATCTGCCGACGGTATGAAGACTGTCTCTGCTGCAACGATTATTCCGAAACCATTTCCTTTAAAGTCGGTCGATTTGATTAGAAAAGAAACTGATATGGATAAACTTCAGTTTCAGATACATTTCGATGACGATGCAAGCACAAAAGATTATTACGCTATGAGAATTGAGTATAAACAGATGTATTGGAGTAATGGAAATTATTCAGAATCGATTAGCCCGATAGTGTTTGATTTGGATGATGAGCCTTTATTGAATAACTCTTCGGGATTGGATGATATACTGATGAATGAGAATGATTTTTATCAAAATCTATATTATTGGGATGATACTAAAATTCAGGGTAAAAGCTATACATTTAGGTTAAATACCTATTATATGGCAGACTATGAGGATGATTTCATTACTCCCGACGGATATGAACATATTGTTTGTAAAACGAAATATCGGGTTATTTTATATAGCCTTTCTGAAGAGTTTTATAAATTTTTGAAATCGCTAAATGAACAGAAAAATAATGGACTGGGGCATTCTGAGTTAGCTCCCATACGGGCTACTTATACAAATGTTATAAATGGTATAGGAGTCGTGGGTGGTTGTAGAATTCTCCGAACGCAATGGATCGACAATTTAAAAGATGACTGA
- a CDS encoding arginase family protein, with product MEKKGSVIRLIYPQWQGGNVAKWISEIKNPADASRGYFLGARLLDFLAPDNGQEKLVVPVSTEVVERKEKDGILDKDIIIRQTRAALSMLRVSNPDKIVTLGGECSVSVVPFTYLAEKYDNDVAVIWIDAHPDITLPGDVYSGYHAMAVTACMGYGDKEIIAELPSRIASSKILFVGLRNWERKEIIVRQKQYGIPHLAPKDVAQNSDAVKCWLKTCGASKVLIHFDMDVLDPSEIVAAVGTDPEGMKMEEVIRVINDIAVEKEIVGLTIAEPMPRTAIRIKDMLNRLPLLK from the coding sequence ATGGAAAAAAAGGGATCTGTAATTCGTCTGATTTATCCGCAGTGGCAAGGAGGAAATGTTGCCAAATGGATTTCAGAAATAAAGAATCCGGCAGATGCTTCACGAGGATATTTTTTAGGAGCTCGATTGCTTGATTTTCTTGCACCGGATAATGGACAGGAGAAGTTGGTCGTTCCCGTATCGACTGAGGTTGTTGAGCGTAAAGAGAAGGATGGAATTCTTGATAAAGATATCATAATACGTCAAACAAGGGCTGCATTAAGTATGTTGCGAGTTAGCAATCCCGATAAAATAGTAACGCTTGGAGGTGAATGTTCGGTTAGCGTTGTGCCGTTTACCTATCTTGCTGAAAAATACGATAATGATGTAGCCGTTATTTGGATAGATGCACATCCTGACATTACATTGCCCGGTGATGTTTATTCGGGATATCATGCAATGGCGGTTACGGCATGTATGGGATACGGAGATAAAGAGATTATTGCAGAACTTCCTTCCCGGATTGCATCATCGAAAATATTGTTTGTCGGATTACGTAATTGGGAGCGCAAAGAGATTATTGTTCGGCAAAAACAATATGGAATTCCTCATCTTGCTCCAAAAGATGTGGCTCAGAATAGCGATGCGGTCAAGTGTTGGCTGAAAACTTGTGGCGCATCTAAAGTATTGATTCATTTTGATATGGATGTTCTTGATCCTTCGGAAATTGTTGCGGCAGTAGGGACAGACCCGGAGGGAATGAAAATGGAGGAGGTTATTCGTGTAATAAATGATATTGCTGTAGAAAAAGAAATTGTCGGTCTGACCATTGCCGAACCTATGCCTCGTACAGCGATCAGAATTAAAGACATGTTAAACCGTTTGCCTTTATTGAAATAA
- a CDS encoding ABC transporter permease, protein MRISNKISSWFKDIATIIMREFKTIGTSYAILLVLMGGIFVYGLLYNYMYEPNLIRDAPIAVVDQSHSALSREYTRLIDAAPQVKVYCNGDDFPEAKELMKKNEVIGIIYIPEDFETRVNRGDESIFVMYGTTNAFLYYLAMQESSAGAMLELNKKYRPEMLVFLPQQDTQQITQSKAITVVGTALYNHTEGYGSYLIPAVLMVIIFQTLLMVIGMISGDEKDSGSISQLPGKGFSFGRMSGIIISKTFVYCFLYAFFSLFLLGLMPVVFSLPNIGNKYEIVMLMIPYLLATSFFGLAASVFYTDSETPLLMIAFFSVGLIFLSGVSYPLELMPWYWKASHFIFPAAPGTLAFVKINSMGATIADIRQEYITLWIQCAVYFILACLAYRHNIMTSAKRTGKNHNIRPINILK, encoded by the coding sequence ATGAGAATATCAAATAAAATATCATCTTGGTTTAAAGACATCGCAACAATAATAATGCGAGAATTCAAAACAATCGGCACAAGCTATGCCATATTACTCGTGCTGATGGGAGGAATTTTCGTATATGGGCTTCTCTATAATTATATGTATGAACCGAATTTGATCAGAGATGCTCCTATTGCAGTCGTAGATCAATCTCATAGCGCTTTGAGTCGAGAATACACCCGTCTGATCGATGCCGCACCTCAAGTAAAAGTATATTGTAACGGAGACGATTTTCCAGAAGCTAAAGAGCTAATGAAAAAGAATGAGGTTATCGGCATTATATACATTCCCGAAGATTTCGAAACAAGAGTAAATCGTGGAGATGAATCGATATTCGTCATGTATGGAACAACCAACGCATTTCTCTATTATCTGGCGATGCAAGAATCTTCGGCAGGAGCTATGCTGGAATTAAATAAAAAATATCGCCCTGAAATGCTTGTCTTTCTACCTCAACAAGACACTCAACAAATAACACAATCCAAAGCAATAACTGTCGTAGGAACAGCCCTGTATAACCACACAGAGGGATACGGGAGTTATTTAATTCCGGCAGTTCTGATGGTTATAATCTTTCAGACCTTATTAATGGTAATCGGAATGATCAGCGGTGATGAAAAAGACTCCGGATCTATTTCGCAACTTCCGGGCAAAGGATTTTCTTTTGGCAGAATGTCCGGAATTATCATTAGTAAAACTTTTGTCTATTGTTTCCTATATGCCTTTTTCTCCCTGTTTTTATTAGGATTAATGCCCGTAGTATTCAGTTTACCGAATATAGGGAATAAATATGAAATAGTTATGTTGATGATTCCGTATCTGCTTGCCACCAGCTTTTTCGGATTAGCAGCTTCGGTATTTTACACCGATTCGGAGACTCCGTTGTTAATGATCGCATTTTTTTCGGTCGGGCTCATCTTCTTGTCCGGAGTATCCTACCCGTTAGAACTCATGCCATGGTACTGGAAAGCATCTCATTTTATTTTCCCGGCAGCTCCGGGCACATTAGCTTTTGTAAAAATAAATTCAATGGGTGCAACCATTGCCGACATACGACAAGAATATATCACTTTATGGATACAATGTGCCGTATATTTCATTTTGGCCTGTTTAGCTTATAGGCACAATATAATGACATCTGCAAAAAGAACAGGAAAAAATCATAATATCCGACCAATAAATATACTAAAATAA
- a CDS encoding ABC transporter permease: protein MSTRSEKGSFFSVFEREIARMTSRRLYFGVCIVLPLFCVFFMATIFGSGQMENLPIGIVDLDQTATSRNISRTIETVPTFNVIAHYTDDISARTATQQKKIYGYLVIPENFEENVLSGKTTTLSYYYHYALLSVGSEIQGAFETVLQPLAITPIINEATALGISENQIEDFLVPVNEQGHPLYNPDLDYSVYLSNPFFFILFQVIILLVTVYTIGSEIKFRTADEWLKCADMNIFTAITGKLLPYTILFIIIGIFSNYIMFGVMQIPFSCGFTPLNLTTILFVIATQALAVFLFSLFPAISIIISIVSMVGSLGATLSGVTFPAPFMFPAVYYASFLFPVRHFVEINQNLLYGDYGFAYTWQNISALFLFILPAILILPHLKKAILSHKYENIK from the coding sequence ATGAGTACCCGTTCTGAAAAAGGATCTTTTTTCTCTGTATTCGAAAGGGAAATAGCACGTATGACATCTCGGAGATTATATTTCGGAGTATGTATCGTATTGCCTCTATTTTGCGTCTTTTTTATGGCAACGATATTCGGATCGGGACAAATGGAAAACCTCCCTATCGGAATCGTCGATTTGGATCAAACAGCGACTTCAAGAAACATTTCCAGAACAATCGAAACAGTACCAACCTTTAACGTAATCGCTCATTACACTGACGATATTTCTGCACGGACAGCAACTCAACAAAAAAAAATTTACGGATATTTAGTTATTCCTGAAAATTTTGAAGAGAATGTTCTTTCGGGTAAAACCACAACACTCTCCTATTACTACCACTATGCTCTGTTAAGCGTAGGTAGTGAAATACAAGGAGCTTTTGAAACCGTACTGCAACCGTTAGCTATAACGCCCATTATAAATGAAGCAACAGCGTTAGGAATCAGTGAAAATCAAATCGAAGACTTTCTTGTTCCAGTCAATGAACAAGGCCACCCTCTTTACAATCCCGATCTGGATTATTCGGTATATCTAAGTAATCCCTTTTTCTTTATTCTATTTCAAGTTATCATTCTGTTAGTAACCGTATATACAATAGGAAGCGAGATTAAATTCCGTACGGCAGACGAATGGTTAAAATGCGCCGATATGAATATATTTACAGCCATAACCGGGAAATTATTACCCTACACCATCCTGTTTATCATTATAGGAATATTTTCTAATTATATCATGTTCGGTGTTATGCAAATTCCTTTTTCTTGCGGATTCACCCCCTTGAATCTAACAACAATATTATTTGTCATAGCTACTCAAGCTTTAGCTGTATTTTTATTCTCCCTATTCCCGGCAATCAGTATTATCATCAGTATCGTATCTATGGTCGGATCATTAGGTGCAACTCTGTCGGGCGTGACATTCCCTGCTCCATTTATGTTTCCGGCAGTATATTACGCTTCATTTTTATTCCCCGTCCGCCATTTTGTAGAGATCAATCAAAACTTGTTGTACGGAGACTATGGATTTGCCTATACATGGCAGAACATAAGCGCTCTATTTTTATTCATCTTGCCGGCTATCCTTATATTACCGCATCTGAAAAAAGCTATATTAAGTCATAAATATGAGAATATCAAATAA
- a CDS encoding HlyD family secretion protein, with product MDRTKKYLITAFISVLIIVALISFLGMILLGNKPTILQGQIEATEIRISGKLPGRIDTFLVKEGQNVSAGDTLVIINSPEARAKYEQVNALENVAKYQNQKIDEGTRSQIIETMFQIWSKAKSDLQLAKTTYDRILTLYKDSVVTSQRKDEVEAIYKAAIANEKAAYQQYLMALDGAQKQDKESARSLVNAAKGTVNEVEALLQDAKLTAPESGQIASIYPKRGELVGAGTPIMSLVVLDDAHVVLNVREDFLPYFKIGKTFKGNVPALNKKEIIFKTNYISPLGSYATWRSTKQTGSYDLRTFELHALPTSPVEDLRPGMSVLVNLNEQ from the coding sequence ATGGACAGAACAAAAAAATATCTGATAACGGCTTTCATATCTGTTTTAATAATCGTCGCTCTCATCTCTTTCTTAGGAATGATATTACTCGGGAATAAACCGACAATTCTGCAAGGACAAATAGAGGCTACCGAAATACGTATATCCGGGAAATTACCGGGACGGATCGATACATTCTTAGTCAAAGAAGGTCAAAACGTCTCTGCCGGTGATACTTTGGTAATTATCAATAGCCCTGAAGCTCGAGCAAAATATGAACAGGTAAATGCATTGGAAAACGTCGCGAAATATCAGAACCAAAAAATTGATGAAGGTACTCGCAGCCAAATTATCGAAACGATGTTCCAAATATGGAGCAAGGCTAAATCGGATCTGCAATTGGCAAAAACGACTTACGACCGTATTCTGACATTATATAAAGACAGTGTCGTAACTTCACAAAGAAAAGATGAAGTCGAGGCGATCTATAAGGCTGCGATAGCTAATGAAAAAGCTGCATACCAGCAATATTTGATGGCTTTGGACGGGGCTCAAAAACAAGATAAAGAAAGTGCCCGGTCATTGGTCAACGCAGCAAAAGGAACAGTCAATGAAGTCGAGGCTCTATTGCAGGATGCCAAACTTACAGCTCCCGAATCGGGACAAATAGCCTCTATCTATCCCAAACGTGGTGAATTAGTCGGTGCAGGTACGCCTATCATGAGTCTTGTAGTACTGGATGACGCCCATGTTGTACTGAATGTAAGAGAAGATTTCCTTCCTTACTTCAAGATAGGAAAAACATTCAAAGGCAATGTTCCCGCTTTGAATAAGAAAGAAATAATATTTAAAACAAATTATATCAGTCCCTTGGGTAGTTATGCAACATGGAGATCTACTAAGCAGACCGGAAGTTATGATCTGAGAACCTTCGAATTGCATGCCCTGCCCACTTCTCCGGTCGAGGATTTGCGCCCAGGTATGTCGGTATTGGTAAACCTTAATGAACAATAG
- a CDS encoding TolC family protein, whose product MFRYFISCSILLLISSPILFGQNQEISLSFEESIQLLDKGNQSLQIADKEIEWARSEHQRLNAFWYPAINATGAYVHMANKIEVKESLNQFTDPAKDFIHSIIPDDQIISSILDKIGSYSLSFPLAPQDLTTIDANITWPIFTGGKRIYAGKIGKAMVSIAEVNKEQISANTRIALVESYFGVRLGQKVVEVREQTFQSLKKHYQNALKLEANGMINKAERLFVQVNMDEAKRELESAKKDLDVAQNALKTLIKMETDGNIRPISPLFINDSLPTILYFKSLIESNNYLINQMRLQENIANNELKIGRTGYIPNIALFGKQTLYAHGIEKNLLPRSMIGVGFSWNIFDGLDREKKIRQAKITKQTLALGKDKAIDDLNVVLEKFYSQIQNALNNVSALNTTIEMSKELVRIRKKSFTEGMATSTEVIDAEVMLSKVQIASLLAYYQYDVALINLLSACGIPDTFHQYCKEGINEPFL is encoded by the coding sequence ATGTTCAGGTATTTTATATCATGTAGTATATTACTTCTCATCTCATCACCGATCCTCTTCGGACAAAATCAAGAGATAAGTCTCAGCTTTGAAGAGTCTATACAACTACTTGACAAAGGTAATCAGAGCCTTCAAATCGCAGATAAAGAAATTGAATGGGCAAGAAGCGAACACCAGCGTCTGAATGCTTTCTGGTATCCGGCAATCAATGCAACAGGGGCATACGTACACATGGCAAATAAAATAGAAGTGAAAGAATCACTGAACCAATTTACCGATCCGGCAAAAGATTTTATTCATTCTATTATTCCGGATGACCAGATTATATCTTCTATCTTAGACAAAATAGGAAGTTATTCTCTCAGTTTTCCCCTTGCTCCACAAGATCTGACAACTATCGACGCCAATATTACATGGCCTATCTTTACCGGTGGAAAACGTATTTATGCTGGAAAAATAGGAAAAGCAATGGTTTCTATCGCTGAAGTGAATAAAGAACAGATCAGCGCTAATACTCGTATAGCTCTTGTCGAAAGTTATTTCGGAGTACGATTAGGACAAAAAGTCGTCGAGGTAAGAGAGCAGACATTTCAATCTTTGAAAAAACATTATCAGAATGCATTAAAACTTGAAGCAAACGGAATGATAAATAAAGCTGAGAGATTGTTTGTACAAGTAAATATGGATGAAGCTAAACGAGAATTAGAATCTGCAAAGAAAGATTTAGATGTCGCCCAAAACGCACTAAAGACATTGATCAAAATGGAAACGGATGGTAATATTCGTCCTATCTCTCCCCTTTTCATCAATGATTCTCTACCGACAATTCTCTATTTCAAAAGTTTGATAGAAAGTAATAACTATCTTATAAACCAAATGCGACTACAAGAAAACATCGCTAACAATGAATTGAAAATCGGACGTACGGGTTACATTCCAAATATCGCCTTATTCGGTAAACAAACTCTATATGCACACGGTATCGAAAAGAACCTACTTCCCCGCAGCATGATCGGCGTAGGATTTTCATGGAACATTTTCGATGGACTGGATAGAGAGAAAAAAATTAGACAAGCCAAAATCACCAAACAAACATTGGCATTGGGAAAGGATAAAGCTATTGATGACTTAAATGTAGTTCTGGAAAAATTTTACAGCCAGATACAAAATGCGTTGAATAATGTTTCGGCTCTAAACACGACTATAGAAATGAGTAAGGAATTAGTTCGCATACGTAAAAAATCTTTTACAGAAGGTATGGCTACCTCAACAGAAGTAATAGATGCCGAAGTAATGTTGTCAAAAGTACAAATAGCCTCTTTACTTGCTTATTATCAATATGATGTTGCCTTGATAAATCTATTATCGGCATGTGGTATTCCCGACACATTCCATCAATACTGCAAAGAGGGGATAAACGAACCTTTTCTATGA